A window of the Canis lupus baileyi chromosome 1, mCanLup2.hap1, whole genome shotgun sequence genome harbors these coding sequences:
- the RNF225 gene encoding RING finger protein 225: MPCPRPPWLPRPRTPQGSSPSSPSSLSATRSPSREGGEDDDGEEEEGDSSPVLGPILPSASPVECLICVSPFDGVFKLPKRLDCGHVFCLECLARLSLATAGGGDAVACPVCRAPTRLAPRRGLPALPTQPGLLPRDAHVAPPRQGSVRFDRRRGLLYLRPPPPPPGPRKLRAARPPPPPPPLRLGRPLSRRLSWTSPAWAFNAAVALAVLVAAGLVVSGVYIFFLIPHATSSGPARPQLVALAPASGFSWFPPQPASGTPWTPAWTPRPVGPDQDTALPGAAEDVLEPEGVSEDTAEVEGTLDRPPDGLWGAEGEPGRAPRGWSRRRVWGPQ; encoded by the coding sequence ATGCCCTGCCCTCGGCCGCCGTGGCTCCCCCGCCCCCGGACCCCTCAGGGCTCAAGCCCCAGCTCCCCGAGCTCACTCTCCGCGACCCGCTCCCCCAGCAGGGAGGGGGGCGAAGACGACGACGgcgaggaggaagaaggggacaGCAGCCCAGTCTTGGGCCCCATCCTGCCCTCCGCGTCCCCAGTGGAGTGTCTCATTTGCGTGTCTCCCTTCGACGGGGTGTTCAAGTTGCCTAAGCGCCTGGATTGCGGCCACGTCTTCTGCCTCGAGTGCCTGGCTCGCCTGTCCCTGGCCACGGCGGGGGGCGGCGACGCGGTGGCCTGTCCTGTGTGCCGCGCGCCCACGCGCCTGGCTCCGCGTCGAGGGCTGCCCGCGCTGCCCACGCAGCCAGGCCTGCTGCCCCGCGATGCGCACGTGGCGCCGCCGCGCCAGGGCTCCGTGCGCTTTGACCGCCGCCGCGGCCTGCTCTACctgcgcccgccgccgcccccgcctgGGCCGCGCAAGTTACGCGcggcgcgcccgccgccgcccccgccgccgctgCGCCTCGGCCGCCCACTGTCTCGCCGCCTCTCCTGGACCAGCCCGGCCTGGGCCTTCAACGCGGCCGTGGCGCTGGCGGTGCTGGTGGCGGCGGGCCTCGTCGTCTCTGGCGTCTACATCTTCTTCCTCATCCCGCACGCCACCTCCTCTGGTCCCGCACGGCCCCAGCTCGTGGCGCTCGCCCCGGCGTCCGGGTTCTCCTGGTTCCCGCCACAGCCCGCATCGGGGACACCCTGGACCCCTGCCTGGACACCGCGCCCTGTGGGCCCCGACCAGGACACTGCCCTGCCCGGGGCTGCGGAAGACGTGCTGGAGCCTGAGGGGGTCTCCGAGGACACAGCCGAGGTCGAAGGAACTCTGGACAGGCCCCCGGATGGGctgtggggggcagagggtgaaCCCGGCAGGGCCCCACGGggctggagcaggaggagggtgTGGGGGCCACAGTAA